The Tepidisphaeraceae bacterium genome includes a window with the following:
- a CDS encoding PP2C family protein-serine/threonine phosphatase, with translation MASRSALLRLVSDDATPEADPAKGDAVLPLHAQVEAMQLEMEQLKSELHLLRRRDETLNYCMHRIDEELRLAAKLQQDFLPRTMPQIGNVHFHTLYRPAGYVSGDLYDVCRLDEQHVGFWMTDAVGHGMPAALLTMFIKNAFVTKEISATGYRLLTPGETLSRLNEAMVEQNLSQATFATAVYGVVNVRTLTVRYARAGHPLPMLMKRFGEIDMLDADGGLLGIFGGEVYETRTVHLTPGDRLIFYSDGVEVAFGVGESMDTHRWRHELTERRELPTETMLHEFAMQMDTETGSIQPKDDLTIIALEVR, from the coding sequence ATGGCGTCCCGCTCAGCTTTGCTGCGACTCGTCAGTGACGATGCAACCCCCGAGGCCGATCCAGCCAAGGGCGACGCCGTCTTGCCGTTGCACGCGCAGGTGGAGGCGATGCAGCTTGAGATGGAACAGTTGAAGTCGGAACTGCACCTGCTGCGCCGGCGCGACGAGACGCTGAACTACTGCATGCACCGGATCGACGAGGAACTGCGCCTCGCCGCCAAGCTACAGCAGGACTTCCTGCCGCGCACGATGCCGCAGATCGGCAACGTGCACTTTCACACGCTCTACCGCCCCGCCGGCTACGTGAGCGGCGATTTGTACGACGTCTGCCGGCTGGACGAGCAGCACGTCGGCTTCTGGATGACCGACGCCGTCGGCCACGGCATGCCCGCGGCGCTGCTGACGATGTTCATCAAGAACGCGTTCGTGACGAAGGAGATCAGCGCGACCGGGTATCGATTGCTAACGCCCGGCGAAACGTTGAGCCGCCTGAACGAGGCGATGGTCGAACAGAACCTCTCGCAGGCCACCTTCGCGACGGCCGTCTACGGCGTGGTGAACGTGCGCACGCTGACCGTCCGCTACGCCCGCGCCGGGCACCCGCTGCCCATGCTGATGAAGCGCTTCGGCGAGATCGACATGCTCGACGCCGACGGTGGCCTGCTCGGCATCTTCGGTGGCGAGGTCTACGAAACCCGCACCGTCCACCTCACGCCCGGTGACCGGTTGATCTTCTACAGCGACGGCGTCGAGGTCGCGTTCGGCGTCGGTGAATCGATGGACACCCACCGCTGGCGCCACGAGCTGACCGAGCGCCGGGAACTGCCGACGGAAACCATGCTGCACGAGTTCGCGATGCAGATGGACACCGAGACCGGCAGCATTCAGCCCAAGGACGACCTGACGATCATCGCGCTCGAAGTCCGCTGA
- a CDS encoding ATP-binding cassette domain-containing protein, with protein sequence MISVTELTKAYGQHLAVDHISFEVPKGQIVGFLGPNGAGKSTTIRMLTCYMPPTSGGASVNGFDIFRQSKQVRESIGYLPENVPLYLEMRVEEYLDFRGRLRKMPRAERRQRIDYVLDRCWLTDVRKRVIGNLSKGYRQRVGLADSMLHNPPVLILDEPTVGLDPTQIRESRKLIKELGGQHTVMLSTHILPEVEAVCDRAIIIAGGKIVAQGSPDELRASRRLQARVLVEARGPARDIEIALSHLSGVGRVETLPNTNGHAGDGYVTLAVRPKEAYDVREEVARTVIGKGWPLREIRLEHATLEEFFINVTANQAVAKSVE encoded by the coding sequence GTGATATCAGTCACCGAGTTGACCAAGGCCTACGGCCAACACCTGGCCGTCGACCACATCTCCTTCGAAGTGCCCAAAGGGCAGATCGTCGGCTTCCTCGGGCCCAACGGCGCGGGCAAGAGCACGACGATCCGCATGCTGACCTGTTACATGCCACCCACGAGCGGCGGGGCGAGCGTGAACGGGTTCGACATCTTCAGACAATCGAAACAAGTACGGGAAAGCATCGGGTATTTGCCCGAGAACGTCCCGCTTTACCTGGAAATGCGCGTTGAGGAGTACCTCGACTTTCGCGGGCGGCTGCGCAAGATGCCGCGGGCCGAGCGGCGGCAGCGCATCGACTACGTGCTGGATCGCTGCTGGCTGACGGACGTGCGCAAGCGCGTGATCGGCAATCTATCGAAGGGGTACCGCCAGCGCGTCGGCCTGGCCGATTCGATGCTGCACAACCCGCCGGTGCTGATTCTGGACGAGCCGACGGTGGGCCTGGATCCCACGCAGATCCGCGAGAGCCGCAAGCTGATCAAGGAACTGGGCGGCCAGCACACGGTGATGCTGTCGACGCACATTCTGCCCGAGGTGGAGGCCGTCTGCGACCGCGCGATCATCATCGCCGGTGGGAAGATCGTCGCTCAGGGTTCGCCCGACGAACTGCGCGCCAGCCGACGTTTGCAGGCCCGCGTGCTGGTCGAAGCGCGCGGCCCCGCGCGTGACATCGAGATCGCGCTGTCGCACCTCAGCGGCGTCGGCCGGGTGGAGACGCTGCCGAACACGAACGGCCACGCGGGGGATGGCTACGTCACGCTCGCCGTCCGCCCGAAAGAGGCCTACGACGTTCGCGAAGAGGTCGCCCGCACGGTGATCGGCAAGGGCTGGCCGTTGCGCGAGATTCGTCTTGAACACGCAACGCTTGAAGAGTTCTTTATCAACGTGACGGCGAATCAAGCGGTGGCCAAAAGTGTCGAGTGA
- the queF gene encoding preQ(1) synthase, which yields MPKPLTQLGAKSILTPEQIDHPRTILEAFPSPRPGRPYEVEFDFPEFTSMCPVTGQPDFATITLTYVPDKLCVEMKSLKLYYLAYRNKGIFYEGVVNTILDDLVATLKPQRMRVVGEFAVRGGTGGKVTATYESPRGRKK from the coding sequence ATGCCTAAACCGCTCACTCAACTTGGCGCCAAATCGATCCTGACCCCTGAGCAGATCGACCATCCGCGCACGATCCTGGAAGCCTTCCCCAGCCCGCGGCCAGGTCGGCCGTACGAGGTCGAGTTCGACTTCCCCGAGTTCACCAGCATGTGCCCGGTCACCGGCCAGCCGGACTTCGCGACGATCACGCTGACCTACGTGCCCGACAAGCTCTGCGTCGAGATGAAGAGCCTGAAGCTCTACTACCTCGCCTATCGCAACAAGGGCATCTTCTACGAGGGCGTGGTGAACACGATCCTCGACGACCTCGTCGCGACCCTGAAGCCCCAGCGCATGCGCGTCGTCGGCGAGTTCGCCGTACGCGGTGGCACCGGTGGAAAAGTGACGGCCACCTACGAATCGCCGCGCGGGCGGAAGAAGTAA
- a CDS encoding ABC transporter permease, which yields MTRTTVIARRELASYFFSPLAYVAMVLFLLAAGFSFWDDFQPGQPATMRSIFEYMVWLLVFIVPVLSMGLLSQEFATGTVETMMTAPVNDAEVVLGKFLGSFAFFAVLLLPTLLYVVLLRLYSTPDYGPIFSGYLGLLLVGALFTSIGLFCSSLTRSQVVAAVSAAAVLVLVTVLPWWASTKASLSGFWRNAAGQGVMAKYNDFSKGVLDLGNVVFFVAITGVFLFLTVKVLEARRWK from the coding sequence ATGACCCGCACCACCGTCATCGCTCGCCGTGAACTGGCGAGCTACTTCTTCTCACCCTTAGCCTACGTCGCGATGGTGCTGTTCCTCCTCGCGGCCGGTTTTAGCTTCTGGGACGACTTTCAGCCCGGTCAGCCGGCGACGATGCGCTCGATCTTCGAGTACATGGTCTGGCTGCTCGTCTTCATCGTGCCGGTGCTGTCGATGGGGCTGCTGTCGCAGGAGTTCGCGACCGGGACCGTCGAGACGATGATGACTGCGCCGGTGAACGACGCCGAAGTGGTGCTGGGAAAATTCCTCGGCTCGTTCGCGTTCTTCGCCGTGCTGCTGCTGCCGACGCTGCTGTACGTCGTGCTGCTGCGGCTGTACTCCACGCCCGACTACGGCCCGATCTTCAGTGGCTACCTCGGCCTGCTGCTGGTGGGGGCGCTGTTCACCAGCATCGGCCTGTTCTGCAGCAGCCTGACGCGCAGCCAGGTCGTCGCGGCCGTCAGCGCGGCGGCGGTGCTGGTGCTCGTCACCGTCCTCCCCTGGTGGGCCAGCACAAAAGCATCGTTAAGCGGCTTTTGGCGCAACGCGGCCGGACAAGGTGTGATGGCCAAGTACAACGACTTTTCGAAGGGCGTGCTGGACCTGGGCAACGTCGTCTTCTTCGTCGCCATCACCGGCGTGTTCCTGTTCCTGACCGTAAAGGTGCTGGAAGCACGGCGGTGGAAGTGA
- a CDS encoding NAD(P)H-hydrate dehydratase translates to MALKTLTEPPRLPKRPREGHKGSFGRVLVVGGNDAMIGAPALAGLSALRMGAGLVQVATPRASLLAVLSVVPELVGLPLGERDDKRRLRDAADAADALVIGPGMGQLADAKGHVLALLRHDKPAVLDADALNILAAGKAWPRDVKVRAVLTPHPGEMKRLGRLIDVTDVPTDDAARAAIASKAATAFGQVVLLKGHRTVISDGRRVYVNRTGNSALSKAGTGDVLSGLIGALLAIGTDPFDAACLGAHLHGLAGEIAGKKLGLRSVLARDVVDCLSQAIARMGK, encoded by the coding sequence ATGGCATTGAAGACGTTGACGGAGCCCCCGCGCTTGCCGAAACGCCCGCGCGAGGGGCACAAGGGGTCGTTCGGGCGCGTGCTGGTGGTGGGCGGGAACGACGCGATGATCGGCGCGCCGGCGCTGGCGGGTTTATCGGCCCTGCGCATGGGGGCGGGGCTGGTGCAGGTCGCGACGCCGCGCGCGTCGCTGCTGGCAGTGTTATCGGTCGTGCCGGAACTGGTGGGGCTGCCACTGGGCGAGCGCGACGATAAGCGGCGCTTGCGCGACGCCGCCGACGCCGCCGACGCATTGGTGATCGGGCCGGGCATGGGTCAGCTGGCGGACGCGAAGGGGCACGTCCTGGCGCTGCTTCGTCACGACAAGCCGGCCGTGCTGGATGCGGATGCGCTGAACATCCTAGCGGCCGGTAAGGCGTGGCCGCGCGATGTGAAGGTGCGCGCGGTGCTGACGCCGCACCCCGGCGAGATGAAGCGCCTCGGCCGGCTGATCGACGTCACCGACGTGCCCACCGACGATGCCGCCCGCGCCGCCATCGCCAGCAAAGCGGCGACCGCGTTCGGGCAGGTCGTGCTGCTGAAGGGGCATCGCACGGTCATCAGCGATGGTCGGCGCGTGTACGTCAACCGCACGGGCAACAGCGCGCTGTCGAAGGCGGGCACCGGTGACGTGCTCAGCGGGCTGATCGGCGCGCTGCTGGCGATCGGCACCGATCCGTTCGACGCTGCGTGCTTAGGGGCGCACCTGCATGGGCTGGCGGGGGAGATTGCGGGAAAGAAGCTCGGGCTGCGCAGCGTGCTGGCGCGCGATGTGGTGGATTGTCTTTCGCAAGCGATCGCTCGTATGGGAAAGTGA
- a CDS encoding DUF4340 domain-containing protein, with protein MNFKSTLLLLVALVVVGIIVMFRGSPEDQPAATMANRPLLTVDSSDVTAITVTPSAGQAVALTKSTDSNWQLTQPVAAPAEKFEADDLVRDITALESRGQVDASPATGLDSPRYVVKLEANGQSHEVRVGQASSVGENLYVKVDDNARADMVNASLIDRLKKPASAYRQARLVQVASDAIQQLSIKRGDQTIELARSGGKWNIVAPTTMPADAATVGGLLTSLTGLRAQEFIAEGADIALLGQPRLTIAYATEPPSSQPATTQPAMKTITMGRYSDISRSGVLAVASGIDAVVKLPASTAEAFEKKPIELRDRQVLMLEPANVGTVELAINTPATTRPTTAPAANQTIALTRRTADAPAPAGPPAPTPGPATAPAAIQPAEPQSKWVAGDRPADDAAVEALLAALSPLRAEKFIETPPLVAQPAATYSLAITVPPVGPSPGERYELRVIDSGNDAAPIVTYNGLTFEAPQALLTTLQAKMVNE; from the coding sequence ATGAACTTCAAATCGACCCTACTGCTTCTGGTTGCCCTCGTTGTCGTTGGCATCATCGTCATGTTCCGCGGTTCGCCTGAAGACCAGCCCGCGGCGACGATGGCGAATCGGCCGCTGCTGACTGTTGACTCATCCGACGTGACCGCGATCACCGTAACGCCCTCTGCGGGCCAGGCGGTCGCGCTAACGAAATCCACTGATAGCAACTGGCAGTTGACTCAGCCCGTGGCCGCGCCGGCGGAAAAGTTTGAGGCGGACGACCTAGTGCGCGACATCACCGCGCTAGAAAGCCGCGGGCAGGTCGATGCGTCTCCGGCGACCGGCCTCGACTCGCCACGCTACGTGGTGAAGCTGGAGGCGAACGGCCAGTCGCACGAGGTGCGCGTCGGGCAGGCCTCCAGCGTCGGTGAGAATCTTTACGTGAAGGTGGACGACAACGCGCGCGCCGACATGGTAAATGCATCGCTCATCGATCGCCTGAAGAAGCCCGCCAGCGCCTATCGGCAGGCCCGGCTGGTTCAGGTGGCTAGCGATGCGATTCAACAGCTGTCGATCAAGCGAGGAGATCAAACGATCGAACTGGCCAGGTCGGGTGGCAAGTGGAACATCGTTGCGCCCACCACCATGCCCGCCGACGCCGCGACCGTCGGTGGCCTGCTGACGAGCCTGACCGGCCTGCGGGCGCAGGAGTTCATCGCTGAGGGCGCCGACATCGCACTGCTCGGCCAACCGCGATTGACGATCGCGTACGCGACCGAGCCACCCTCATCCCAACCCGCCACCACCCAGCCGGCGATGAAGACGATCACGATGGGTCGTTACAGCGACATCTCGCGCAGCGGCGTGCTGGCGGTCGCATCGGGCATCGATGCGGTCGTGAAGCTGCCCGCTAGCACAGCCGAGGCGTTCGAGAAGAAGCCGATCGAGTTGCGCGACCGCCAGGTGTTGATGCTCGAGCCGGCCAACGTCGGCACGGTCGAATTGGCGATCAACACGCCCGCCACCACGCGACCGACGACCGCGCCGGCAGCGAATCAAACGATCGCGCTGACCCGCCGCACGGCCGACGCGCCGGCACCGGCCGGTCCACCCGCGCCGACCCCTGGTCCCGCAACCGCGCCGGCGGCAATTCAGCCCGCTGAGCCGCAGTCGAAGTGGGTCGCTGGGGACCGTCCCGCCGACGACGCCGCGGTCGAGGCGCTGCTGGCGGCGCTGAGCCCGCTGCGCGCCGAAAAGTTCATCGAGACGCCGCCGTTGGTTGCCCAACCCGCCGCGACGTATTCGCTCGCGATCACCGTGCCACCGGTCGGCCCCTCGCCCGGCGAGCGGTACGAGTTGCGCGTCATCGACAGCGGAAATGACGCCGCCCCGATCGTCACCTACAATGGCCTGACCTTCGAGGCCCCGCAGGCGTTGCTGACGACGCTGCAGGCGAAGATGGTGAACGAGTAG
- a CDS encoding Gldg family protein, producing MPEPTNQPESQKQRWLKYGGNVAIASVVVIALAVLLIYLAQSSRRRIDTTLAGQYSLKPQTKQIVADVKQPVRLISLYSAPTSDEYNARSGTESDADRRVRADRAADRQLRYDAVRDLLAEYARASGNIKSEMIDPLADPAKVDALVADLTEKYGGEVTRYREFIDTYRDKTFPEIKRLAAEETAAVSQVELPADANDPQLQAIDAAKFTVAQFPRALEQINQLIVPPLEQKPPDYKGATDAIRSGTEQFDGYLGQIIAAFNDAKASDKLPANVKAYIEQSLPRYEAIRALTTSVLDEVKGLGELKLDTLRQSLRARDSILVLGDEDMRVLAAEQVWQAPNDRRSISATEITRPQFAGEQQVTTAILSLTQTPRKIAFVRAGGPPVAEPGIPMYSRGGPFSAIADRLRSYNFEVIEKDLSGQYAMQAQMQGMPAAPEPTDEELADAIWIVLNTPTGQGPMGMPSPTISPKVMEHLNRGGSALVLNTLQADAMTEALAEWGVSINPQQIIVHEPVPGGQGQASDPIEEAKKVPPVFVLNEYGDHLLTEPLRSLDSVMVPLLPVRIEPKDGVTATPILPIPNAPPAWAESDVQSLMTGESAVPTFDAASGDVGQPLFAGAVLDRQDKGRLVVLGGLQFARNEYLNLLDDDMARRGIIAARFPGNAELVTNSIFWLAKMEPMIAISPAAMEVSRIGPISPATLSFWRVGVLLIGLPLIIVLAGVTVYITRRD from the coding sequence ATGCCTGAACCAACGAACCAACCCGAATCGCAAAAACAGCGCTGGCTGAAGTACGGCGGCAACGTCGCGATCGCAAGCGTCGTCGTCATCGCGCTGGCGGTGCTGCTGATCTACCTCGCGCAGTCGTCGCGCCGTCGCATCGACACTACGCTCGCGGGCCAGTACAGCCTGAAGCCACAGACGAAGCAGATCGTGGCGGACGTAAAGCAGCCCGTGCGCCTGATCAGCCTTTACAGCGCACCGACTTCGGATGAATACAACGCGCGCAGCGGCACCGAATCCGACGCCGACCGCCGCGTGCGCGCCGACCGCGCCGCCGACCGACAACTCCGCTACGACGCCGTCCGCGACTTGCTGGCCGAGTACGCCCGCGCCAGTGGCAACATCAAGTCCGAGATGATCGACCCCTTGGCCGACCCGGCGAAGGTCGACGCGCTTGTTGCCGACCTGACCGAAAAGTACGGCGGTGAGGTGACGCGCTACCGTGAGTTCATCGACACGTACCGCGATAAAACCTTCCCCGAGATCAAGCGGCTCGCCGCCGAGGAGACCGCCGCCGTCTCGCAGGTCGAGCTGCCCGCCGACGCGAACGACCCGCAGCTGCAGGCGATCGACGCCGCCAAGTTCACCGTCGCGCAGTTCCCGCGGGCGCTGGAGCAGATCAACCAGTTGATCGTCCCCCCGCTCGAGCAAAAGCCGCCCGACTACAAGGGCGCCACCGACGCCATTCGCAGCGGCACGGAGCAATTCGACGGCTACCTCGGGCAGATCATCGCCGCGTTCAACGACGCCAAGGCCAGCGACAAGCTGCCGGCGAACGTGAAGGCGTACATCGAGCAAAGCCTGCCGCGCTACGAGGCGATTCGGGCCCTTACTACGAGTGTGCTGGATGAGGTGAAAGGCCTCGGCGAGCTGAAGCTCGACACGCTGCGCCAAAGCCTGCGCGCTCGCGATTCGATTCTGGTGCTTGGCGACGAGGACATGCGCGTGCTGGCGGCCGAGCAGGTCTGGCAGGCGCCCAACGACCGCCGGTCGATCAGCGCCACCGAGATCACCCGTCCGCAGTTCGCCGGTGAACAGCAGGTGACGACGGCGATCCTCTCGCTGACGCAGACGCCGCGCAAGATCGCGTTCGTGCGTGCCGGTGGCCCACCGGTCGCCGAGCCCGGCATCCCGATGTACAGCCGTGGCGGGCCGTTCAGCGCGATCGCCGACCGGTTGCGCAGCTACAACTTCGAGGTAATCGAGAAGGACCTGTCCGGCCAATACGCCATGCAGGCCCAGATGCAGGGCATGCCCGCTGCGCCCGAGCCAACGGATGAAGAACTCGCCGATGCCATCTGGATCGTGCTGAACACGCCCACAGGCCAAGGCCCGATGGGCATGCCATCACCGACGATCTCGCCGAAGGTGATGGAACACCTGAACCGAGGTGGATCGGCGCTCGTGCTGAACACCCTGCAGGCCGACGCGATGACCGAGGCATTGGCCGAGTGGGGCGTATCGATCAACCCGCAGCAGATCATCGTTCACGAGCCGGTGCCCGGCGGGCAAGGTCAGGCGTCTGACCCAATCGAGGAAGCCAAGAAGGTGCCGCCCGTCTTCGTGTTGAACGAGTACGGCGACCACCTGCTCACCGAACCGCTGCGCTCGCTGGACAGCGTGATGGTGCCACTGCTGCCCGTGCGCATCGAACCCAAGGACGGCGTGACGGCGACGCCGATCCTGCCAATTCCCAACGCGCCGCCCGCTTGGGCCGAAAGCGACGTGCAGTCGCTGATGACCGGCGAGTCGGCCGTGCCGACCTTCGACGCTGCCAGTGGTGATGTGGGCCAACCGCTGTTTGCCGGTGCCGTGCTGGATCGGCAGGACAAGGGTCGGCTGGTCGTGCTGGGTGGCCTGCAGTTTGCGCGTAACGAGTACCTGAACTTGCTCGATGACGACATGGCCCGCCGCGGCATCATCGCGGCACGGTTCCCAGGCAATGCGGAGCTGGTCACCAATAGCATCTTCTGGCTGGCGAAGATGGAGCCGATGATCGCGATCAGCCCGGCCGCGATGGAGGTGAGCCGGATCGGTCCGATTTCACCGGCGACGCTGTCGTTCTGGCGCGTCGGCGTGCTGCTGATCGGCTTGCCGTTGATCATCGTGCTGGCCGGTGTCACCGTCTACATCACGCGCCGCGATTAG
- a CDS encoding exonuclease domain-containing protein: protein MPISLIQPLHQTPVAFVDVETTGASAELGDRVIEIGIVRMEAGQTVAEMQELIDPQRRIGAGVVALTGISQDMVTGRPTFTDFADRIATLMDGAAIVGHNVRFDLSFLLREFRRSQIDLPQRIGPTTPVFDTVRIARRRFGRGGNGLQRLAARLGLGPAVAHRALADAQTTAGVFQRLMEPVGGWTACVCDVMREQGGPMGLLPVSPRESLLPYELEEALDLRRPVIMEYLDARGARTERVIEPLQVRRFKGELTLVAFCRMRQANRTFKLDRIVQLKRVDETTDAAGLPGPC, encoded by the coding sequence ATGCCCATCTCCCTGATCCAACCCCTTCACCAGACCCCGGTCGCGTTCGTCGATGTGGAGACCACCGGCGCCAGCGCCGAACTCGGCGACCGCGTGATCGAGATCGGCATCGTCCGCATGGAGGCCGGCCAGACCGTGGCCGAGATGCAGGAGCTGATCGACCCCCAGCGGCGCATTGGCGCGGGCGTGGTCGCGCTGACGGGCATCTCGCAGGACATGGTCACCGGCCGCCCGACCTTCACCGACTTCGCCGACCGCATCGCGACCCTGATGGACGGCGCCGCGATCGTGGGCCACAACGTGCGGTTCGATCTCTCGTTCCTGCTGCGCGAGTTTCGGCGATCACAAATCGATCTGCCGCAACGCATCGGGCCGACCACACCCGTGTTCGACACCGTCCGCATCGCCCGGCGGCGGTTCGGGCGCGGCGGCAACGGGCTGCAACGGCTCGCGGCCCGGCTGGGGCTGGGTCCCGCTGTGGCCCACCGTGCCTTGGCCGATGCGCAAACTACCGCCGGCGTCTTCCAACGATTGATGGAGCCCGTGGGTGGTTGGACCGCGTGCGTGTGCGACGTAATGCGCGAGCAGGGCGGGCCCATGGGGCTGCTGCCGGTCTCGCCGCGCGAGTCGCTGTTGCCGTACGAACTGGAAGAGGCGCTGGATCTCCGCCGGCCGGTGATCATGGAATATTTAGATGCCCGCGGGGCGCGCACGGAACGCGTGATCGAGCCGCTGCAGGTTCGGCGGTTCAAGGGCGAACTGACGCTGGTCGCATTTTGTCGCATGCGCCAGGCCAACCGCACGTTCAAGCTCGATCGCATCGTCCAGCTGAAGCGGGTTGATGAGACGACCGATGCCGCCGGCCTCCCCGGTCCCTGCTAA